A genome region from Hoplias malabaricus isolate fHopMal1 unplaced genomic scaffold, fHopMal1.hap1 scaffold_357, whole genome shotgun sequence includes the following:
- the LOC136685345 gene encoding uridine 5'-monophosphate synthase-like gives MLNKHAVDAAEKSKHVWSDPYTTNQHHPVLTCTGNTKDNGTKRMVRSDVCLIVKDVVTSGSSVLETARLLEEEGLKVKDAVVLLDREQGGRDMLESEGITLHPVFNISTLLDVLLDAGRIDPATRTRVKTFIEGNQTFTKPPGTSRRASKRGRSISPEVKEKRVCKELSYRERATLPGVSPMASKLLRLMDEKKSNLCLSADVTQSKELLELADTLGPYICVLKTHVDILEDFSPETGSRLLKLAQKHDFLIFEDRKFADIGNTVKLQYEGGLYKISSWCHMVNAHAVPGPGVVKGLQAVGQPLGHGCLLIAEMSSQGSLATTEYTQSVVKMADDFPKFVFGFISQSKVSCKPEHIHMTPGVQLQSGGDGLGQQYITPDDVICSRRSDIIIVGRGILKSEDRVKAAQEYRRAGWEAYLKRFEWT, from the exons ATGCTGAATAAACATGCTGTAGATGCTGCAGAGAAGTCCAAACATGTGTGGAGCGACCCATACACCACCAACCAACACCACCCCGTACTCACCTGCACTGGAAATACCAAGGACAATG GGACGAAGCGGATGGTGAGGAGCGACGTGTGTCTGATTGTTAAGGACGTGGTGACGAGTGGCAGCAGTGTGCTGGAGACGGCTCGgctgctggaggaggaggggtTAAAGGTGAAGGACGCCGTGGTGCTGCTGGACCGAGAGCAGGGAGGACGAGACATGCTCGAGTCCGAGGGGATCACCCTCCACCCGGTCTTTAACATCTCCACCCTGCTGGATGTACTGCTGGACGCCGGACGCATCGACCCAG CCACACGCACGAGAGTGAAGACTTTTATTGAGGGGAACCAGACCTTCACTAAACCTCCAGGGACCAGCAGAAGGGCCTCGAAACGAGGAAGGAGCATCTCCCCAGAGGTGAAGGAGAAGAGGGTGTGTAAAGAGCTGAGTTACAGGGAACGAGCCACTCTCCCTGGGGTCAGTCCAATGGCCTCTAAGCTGCTGCGCCTCATGGATGAGAAGAAGAGTAATCTGTGCCTGTCCGCAGACGTGACCCAATCCAAAGAGCTGTTGGAGCTGGCCGACACTCTCGGCCCTTACATCTGCGTACtgaaaacccacgtggacatccTTGAGGACTTCAGCCCGGAGACGGGAAGCAGGCTGCTGAAGCTCGCACAGAAACATGATTTCCTCATTTTCGAGGATCGCAAGTTTGCAGACATCGGGAACACTGTCAAACTCCAGTACGAAG gaGGTTTGTATAAGATCTCGTCCTGGTGTCACATGGTGAATGCCCACGCTGTGCCAGGTCCAGGTGTGGTGAAGGGGTTACAAGCTGTGGGTCAGCCCCTCGGCCACGGCTGTCTCCTCATCGCTGAGATGAGCTCTCAGGGCAGTCTGGCCACGACAGAGTACACGCAGTCTGTG GTGAAGATGGCAGATGATTTCCCGAAATTTGTGTTCGGGTTTATCAGCCAGTCCAAGGTCAGCTGTAAACCAGAGCACATCCACATGACTCCAGGGGTGCAGTTACAGAGCGGAG GTGATGGTCTGGGGCAGCAGTACATTACACCAGATGATGTCATTTGTTCTAGACGCTCAGACATCATCATCGTGGGCCGTGGGATCTTAaagagtgaggacagagtgaaGGCAGCACAGGAGTACAGGAGAGCGGGCTGGGAGGCCTATCTCAAACGCTTTGAATGGACttaa
- the LOC136685344 gene encoding uncharacterized protein: MEEDLESFLRSRGVSEEDLDKMKRDKIDRSVLLIMTDEERAKYIRSYGDRLAVISFCKQKDICADKGTLLERLKQKIFARRTGSKQHEPDIATTLENGMSRHNNKNAQKSSRRLEIGWLHFSKNDYHQVRTRNGGGTRHMLLDKYTTVAQIMEMGKNLFFQNGHSPKGAEEDFTFTICDFKRNQVSMESTLFQLYEECKLKMLRLYICTKEKVSSVMIHETSSDSDDNTEWPSSKSLPHRSLTEEILKEQGLQRHKRQKMFDVSQNQHSSAAPSETLADEVPGPLNYLHSTPNEGRSYAVMHSTQDFQDENIIHISSHAEECLNETGIVQSSHELQDTPREYEVPEFNNQAHNEMQQLILIPEDSEIEVGHPYYETVDELASTIEWDFEYNHKDITKNDERNEVQDVVSTENDPPSPSSVGPVNAEDLQHVQQNIEISCTQEESFAPAESVVEKRYAVIRRVNVVDDLLDIFMDSKIMKVGLKMEFKNERALDDNGVSREVYTAFWTEFLEQCEGEEERVPRLRPDFSEAQWQALGRIWAKGYIDHGIIPVRLSKAFILACIFGIDAVDEDVLMSSFFNYLSASELSVVEKALKGRIGDDDKEDLLDLFSRMGSHSLPCKENTRIAIETMAHKAILQEPKFIMDCFSHSLTSAQLNLADKESVMHLYACKRPTSKKVCEMLQTSSVFLSQKEQTTFSYLQRYIRNVDQRKLEMFLRFCTGSSVICTEKIDVSFNAVSGLSRRPVAHTCGAVLEVPSTYSSYPEFRTEFDNILSGDFFSMDIL, translated from the exons ATGGAGGAGGACCTTGAAAGTTTCCTGAGGTCAAGAGGAGTGTCAGAGGAGGACCTGGATAAAATGAAAAGGGACAAG ATTGACAGGTCTGTCCTCCTCATTATGACAGATGAAGAAAGGGCAAAGTATATTAGGTCATACGGTGATCGGCTGGCTGTTATTTCCTTTTGCAAACAGAAAGATATTTGTGCTGACAAAGGAACTCTTTTAGAAAGACTGAAACAGAAAATCTTTGCAAGAAGAACTGGGTCAAAACAACACGAGCCAGATATAGCAACCACACTGGAAAACGGGATGTCAAGACATAACAataagaatgcacaaaaaagcTCAAGAAGACTCGAAATTGGGTGGCTTCACTTTTCCAAAAATGACTATCATCAAGTGAGGACAAGGAATGGAGGTGGAACAAGGCATATGTTGCTTGATAAATATACAACAGTTGCTCAGATTATGGAAATgggaaaaaatctttttttccaaaatggCCACTCACCTAAAGGAGCAGAAGaggactttacatttacaatttgtgattttaaaagaaatcaaGTCTCTATGGAAAGCACACTCTTCCAGCTCTATGAAGAATGTAAACTGAAAATGCTGAGACTTTACATCTGCACAAAAGAAAAAGTTTCTTCAGTCATGATCCATGAAACATCTTCAGACAGTGATGACAACACAGAATGGCCTTCTTCAAAGAGTTTACCTCACAGATCTCTCACTGAAGAG attttgaAAGAACAGGGACTACAAAGACACAAAAGACAAAAGATGTTTGATGTCAGCCAGAACCAGCATAGCAGTGCTGCACCCTCTGAGACCTTAGCTGATGAAGTCCCAGGGCCTTTAAATTACCTACATTCAACACCAAATGAAGGTAGAAGCTATGCAGTCATGCACTCCACCCAGGACTTTCAAGATGAGAATATAATACACATTTCGTCTCATGCAGAAGAATGTCTGAATGAAACTGGCATAGTGCAGTCCTCACATGAACTCCAGGACACTCCTAGAGAATATGAGGTGCCTGAATTCAACAATCAAGCACACAATGAAATGCAACAATTGATTTTGATACCAGAAGATTCAGAAATAGAAGTTGGACACCCATATTATGAAACGGTTGATGAGCTTGCATCAACAATAGAGTGGGATTTTGAGTATAACCACAAGGATATAACAAAG AATGATGAGAGGAATGAAGTCCAAGATGTGGTATCTACAGAAAATGACcctccatcaccatcatcagtgGGTCCTGTTAATGCAGAAGATTTACAACATGTACAG CAAAACATAGAAATTTCTTGCACACAAGAGGAGTCTTTTGCACCTGCAGAATCAGTGGTTGAGAAACGGTATGCTGTAATACGTCGGGTTAACGTTGTGGATGACCTTTTAGACATATTCATGGACAGCAAAATAATGAAAGTTGGTCTAAAGATGGAGTTCAAAAATGAGCGGGCCCTGGATGACAATGGAGTTTCAAGGGAGGTTTACACTGCTTTCTGGACAGAATTTCTGGAACAGTGTGAGGGTGAAGAAGAGCGAGTGCCAAGGTTGAGACCTGATTTCTCTGAAGCACAGTGGCAAGCACTTGGAAGAATCTGGGCAAAGGGTTACATTGATCATGGTATAATTCCAGTGAGACTATCAAAGGCTTTCATTTTAGCTTGCATATTTGGAATTGATGCAGTGGATGAAGATGTCCTTATGTCTTCTTTCTTCAACTATTTGTCTGCTAGTGAGCTATCAGTTGTTGAAAAGGCACTTAAAGGCAGAATTGGAGATGATGACAAGGAAGACTTGCTTGACCTTTTCTCAAGGATGGGGTCACACAGCCTTCCTTGCAAAGAAAACACACGCATTGCCATTGAAACAATGGCACATAAAGCCATTCTTCAAGAGCCAAAATTTATAATGGACTGTTTCTCTCATAGTCTTACCAGTGCACAGCTGAATCTGGCAGACAAAGAGAGTGTGATGCATCTGTATGCATGCAAAAGGCCAACAAGCAAAAAAGTTTGTGAAATGTTACAAACATCCTCTGTGTTTCTATCTCAAAAGGAGCAAACAACATTCAGTTACTTGCAGCGCTACATTAGAAATGTTGATCAGCGTAAACTAGAGATGTTCTTACGCTTTTGCACTGGTTCATCTGTAATTTGCACAGAGAAGATAGATGTAAGTTTCAATGCTGTATCTGGTTTGAGCCGAAGGCCTGTAGCTCATACTTGTGGAGCTGTACTCGAAGTTCCTTCAACATATAGCTCCTATCCAGAATTTCGCACAGAATTTGATAACATCTTGTctggtgattttttttccatggacatactataa